The genomic segment CCTTGCCGTACATCGTCTCGCTGACGTTCAGCGTTTCGAGCTCGGGCGTTTGCCATTGTTGCTTTGCCATTGTGCGTTCACCTCCTTTCAAAGGCGGGGATAGCGCCCGCAGGAGCAGCTTGCGCCCCGAGCGTCAGGCGTGCTTTTTTCAGGCGTGCTTTTTAATGAATCTGTACAAGATCACGCTGCGCAAGAGCAGCCTCATCTCCGGGTGAAAAGCGAGTTCGGGACGGGGCTCCCGCCCGATCCCGGCCGCGGCTGCGCGAATCCGGTCGACGTGCAGATAGCCGGCGACGGCCGAATCGCTGCAGAGCCGCCGCAACTCGTCCTGCAATTGCGGCCACATGGGCGCAGCCCGGTGGATCCAATCCGCGCCCTGGACGCCACGCACCCGCTGATTGAGCCGGACCTCGTCGGGCAGCACGGACTTCGTCGCGCGGCGGATCAGGGCGCGGTCCATGCCGTCCCGCACGTACTGCTCGACCGGCACCGAGAGGCAGAATCGCACGACCCGCAGGTCGCAGGTCGGGTCTCGCTCCCAGACGCCGTACCGCAGGGACAGCTTGGTCGCGGTCGCGCCGTTCTTGTTGGCGGCCGAGAGGCTGGCGAGCTTCTCCCTGCGTAGGGCGAAGGGATCCGCCGCCGCAGATCCGCTCCCGCCACCGCGCAGCTTGGCGAATACGCCCGTGCGCTGCGCGAAGTCGGGATGGATGAGCATCGCCGGCAGGTTCGGCTCCTCGTTGCCGCGACGGCCGCCCGAGAGCGCCGGAAAAGCCATCTTCCCCAAGGTCGACAGCAGACGCCGCCGGCCGATGCCCTTGTTCGCCCCGAACATGCGCAGCTCGCGGGACAGCCTCATCCACTTCATGCGTTTTAAAAGCTGCGCATAATAGTCGAGTGCCGGCCCCCACGAGACGGTGAAGTTGCCTCGCGCGCCCGTGAGCAGAATTCCCGCTCCCCGGCTGCCCGCCCGCTCGTGTATGCCTTTCAGCCAATGCGAGTTTTCAAAAAACTTGTAAGGCGATTCTAGCAAATCGATCCATTCGTCCACTTCGCTCAGCGGGCTAATCCCCTCGAAGTCCATGTACGACGACTCGATATTGCCGACATGCCTTACCGTGGCCGAGATGTGTGGACGCTCGTCGGCAGCCGCATGACCCGGCGTCCAATCGGCGAAACCGCTGGACGGCACGCTGCTGTAAGCCTGGAGCGTCTTGCCCTCCTGCAGCAGCGCCCTCGCCGCGAAGCCTGCGACCGCGCCGGAGTCGAGTCCGCCGCTCAGCGTCGCCGCGACTTCTCGATGCGTGCGCAGCCTGGCGCGGACGGCTTGGCCGAAGATGTCGCGCATCGCTTCCTCGTACTCGCCGTCCGACCGCAGAAGCAGCGGCTCGGCCGGCTCGATCGAGCCGTAGGCCTCGAAGCTGGCCCGTCCGTCCGCGAAAACGACCGCGTGCCCCGGCGGCACCTGACGAATGCCGGTATACGGCGTTGCGCCGGCGT from the Cohnella hashimotonis genome contains:
- a CDS encoding paeninodin family lasso peptide, which encodes MAKQQWQTPELETLNVSETMYGKGMTNIDFVTVEDMDIYTPS
- a CDS encoding asparagine synthase-related protein produces the protein MSALAGIVRFDGREAEAADGEAMMNAMSRYVADDVRTWRDGPAFLGCRIRWITPESALERMPDGVAGGGAGGRLRIVADAILDNRSELFERLEVPIVRRSAVTDSELILLAYRRWGRLAPSYLIGDFAFMIWDEERRELFGARDLFGSRSLYYHIGAGRLAFATTMAPLLALPDTGGRLDETWLAEFMAIPEMFESTDAGATPYTGIRQVPPGHAVVFADGRASFEAYGSIEPAEPLLLRSDGEYEEAMRDIFGQAVRARLRTHREVAATLSGGLDSGAVAGFAARALLQEGKTLQAYSSVPSSGFADWTPGHAAADERPHISATVRHVGNIESSYMDFEGISPLSEVDEWIDLLESPYKFFENSHWLKGIHERAGSRGAGILLTGARGNFTVSWGPALDYYAQLLKRMKWMRLSRELRMFGANKGIGRRRLLSTLGKMAFPALSGGRRGNEEPNLPAMLIHPDFAQRTGVFAKLRGGGSGSAAADPFALRREKLASLSAANKNGATATKLSLRYGVWERDPTCDLRVVRFCLSVPVEQYVRDGMDRALIRRATKSVLPDEVRLNQRVRGVQGADWIHRAAPMWPQLQDELRRLCSDSAVAGYLHVDRIRAAAAGIGREPRPELAFHPEMRLLLRSVILYRFIKKHA